The following DNA comes from Geobacter sp..
CGGCAGTGACGTCAGGAAGCCGGTCATCTCGCGAGCACCGTTCTCCCCTCCGGCCAGCATGAACCGGAACGTGCCGGAGGTGTAGGGGAGTTCCAATCCCGTCAGGATCTGTGTGGCAAGGGAGGCAAACCCCCCATCCCGGTTCAGCTCGATGATGGTGTAGCCGGCCATTGCCAGGAGTCGCAGCATGGTATAGGCAAAGGGGTCCTGTTTTCCCCGTGTCAGGATGAAGCGTTTTCCCTCTTTCTCCACGTAGCAATCCACCTTGATGCTGAACCGCTCGCCGTCTTTGGGGCCGGTAGTCCCTTCAATGACCCGATCCCGGCTCCAGGGCAGGGAGAGAGCGGTAAGGATGCCGTCCACGATCTGGTCGGGATCGCTGCTGGTGATCGGGTGCACGGTTGCACCAGGCTGCTCTGCCGCTGCCGGGGTCGGTTCAGGCACTGCCGGTTTCTCCGCGACAGAGGCGATCTCCTCTTTGCTGGGCTCAGGCGCTGTAACCGGTGTTTCGGCTTCTGCAGTTTCTGCCGCCTGCGGGGGATGTGGGCTCTTGTGCGCCTTGTGAGCAGATGATTTCCTGTGTTGCCGGGGAATGCGCAGTTTCTGCCCGATGGTGAGACGGGTGCTGCTCGATAGGCCGTTTTCCCGCATGACGTCGGGAATCAACAGTTCTGCCTGGCGGTTCGACATGCCGAAGTCGCGCATGAGAATCTTGAAGAGGTTGTCGTCGGGTTTCACGGTGTAGATGCTGAAGCTGTCTGTGGCAGCGGGTTGCGTTTCGTCGCGGTGTTCGGCTGGAGCCTGTTTGGCTGCAGTTGCCCGCTTGGCCGGCTTTACTTTCCGCGCCTTTGTCCCGCCGCTGCGCAGCCTTTCCAGATCCCTGATGTTGATCTCATAGGGGGCTGGGCCGCCAGCCCACGCCAGGGTTCCGGATGTTACCAAAGTCATGATAAAGCATCCCCATCTTCCGATCTGTCGGGCATCTCTGGTCATGGCAATCCCTTGCGGTCAGACGGA
Coding sequences within:
- a CDS encoding LysM peptidoglycan-binding domain-containing protein, whose translation is MTRDARQIGRWGCFIMTLVTSGTLAWAGGPAPYEINIRDLERLRSGGTKARKVKPAKRATAAKQAPAEHRDETQPAATDSFSIYTVKPDDNLFKILMRDFGMSNRQAELLIPDVMRENGLSSSTRLTIGQKLRIPRQHRKSSAHKAHKSPHPPQAAETAEAETPVTAPEPSKEEIASVAEKPAVPEPTPAAAEQPGATVHPITSSDPDQIVDGILTALSLPWSRDRVIEGTTGPKDGERFSIKVDCYVEKEGKRFILTRGKQDPFAYTMLRLLAMAGYTIIELNRDGGFASLATQILTGLELPYTSGTFRFMLAGGENGAREMTGFLTSLPQKRTQVFLTDTPLDAIAVEQLGHSSIEAITVPEPAVQEPAAPAPAE